atttgttatttttatcctCCTCAGGTAatgcctgctttttctttcagtgcctGTAAAGGAGTACCTGTGTTGTGAGTGCTGATAGTTCTGGTTCAGGAATGGTTGGGCTTCCAGGTGGAGCTTTGGATTCTTATTTAGTATTCACAAAAGTTTTAAGAAAACTCATATAGCTAGAACCAGCTGGGGTGGTGCTCCGCTGGACTCGGTGCAGAGAAGTCCTTTGGCTTCTGAGGCTGGGCACGGTGGTGTTGCACTCTGCTCCTTCATGATGGAGCCCTCCAGCAGAGTCCAGGTCTGTTCTGGTGATGTGAATAAATACATACGAGGGATGAAAATGCCCCTAAATAAGCTCAAAGCCCTTTTactgcctaaaaaaaaaaaaaagcagtccagttattttttccccagagctttgcctgtgctgctgcatttgaTTTATAATTGAGTTGAACTTAACTCATTTTTACTTATACCTGAATACAGTAGtgatttgtttttccaagtccttttgaaatgaaagaaaaaaaagtctttcttccctgccttcctCGACAGACTCTCCCTGACCAGCAGGAACTGCTTTGTGGACAGATTGCTGGAGTAGTGCACTGCATCACTGAGATTTCTGGAGTTCCTCCAAGTCTCATTCGCCTGAGGAAGCTCAAGTTTGCAGTTGTAGTGGATGGAGACTATCTGTGGGTGAGCTCAAGAGATCTAGAGGCAGTCACAGAGCTAAAACTGCAAAAGTCTGAAATACTTTATCAAACAAAAAgggctggtttggtttttttttttttatggtatgTGCTGACACAGGTAGTCCCCGGGAGAGCTAGGGTGGGAACTTGTAATGCACAACTTTTAATTGCAAGGTAGCTTAAATGATGTTTACCACAGCCTACAGGCGTGTGTCGTGGCAGTCACTTCAGCTGTTCTGTAAAAGGCTTCACGTACGTTCCACACCCAACGTGTTTTCTTAAGACGTGCCTGGCAGTGGCTGTAAAGCGTTTAGCTCTGCATCATTACATGTAGCCGTGGGTACTGGCAATGACTAGAAAGACGATTCTGTGTGCTGTAGTTTATAATAAAGACTCAGTCTCCATATTTGGTAGTCTACTGATCTTTCCTTCTAACCCCCAGTATTCCCTGCTGTAGAGCTTTGTCAGTGTCAACAGACATTTAGTATATAAAGAACAGTGTGCGGCAGAGTCATGATAAAAGTGACCCAAACCATCCCCTGGGAACTGGGCTAAGATCGGTCAGACCTCTCTGGCTGGCAGTGCTGGCCAGGCTCACTGAGCTCTGCCTGAGGCAGAAGGAAGGCCTCatgcttctgtttctcttggCAACTCAGAAACTAAATGAAGCATCTTCATTGCTGTAAATAACAAGTTAATTTGAGTATATTTAAGTACTTAGTTTCAAGAAAACGTTGGTAGCTATTAGAGCAGTGAGCTAGGTCATCTAACGTGGGAAGGGAGTGTGTCTAAAACACTGGATTTCTggtattatttatttatcctGTCTGTGTCAGGGCTCTTCTGTGGGTATTTTTGAATTTCCTGTGCGTCTGACTTGTGAATCCGGGGGTTGTTTGCCTGCCACACAGTTGTTTGCATGCCTGTGATATTCATCTGAAAGCGATAGAGTTGTTCTCACCTGCTGTGCCTGGGTTTTGTCAGTAAACATTCTTCATTCATGCCTTTCTGTATTAAAGGTTCTGGGCTGTGCTGTTGAGCTCCCTGATGTCAGCTGTAGACGGTTTCTGGAGCAGCTGATCAGCCTCTTCGCCTTCTACAATGGACCAGTGCACTGTGCATACGTGGTAATTAAAGATCAGCACCTGTGATCTTTCTGCCTAGAAAGAGACTTTAAACACTTCCCAGATTAGCCGAGCTGTGCCCAAGCACATGCGTGCTGGCACGTTCCCTTACGTTGCCATCCTGGTTGCAAGAGTCACAGCAAGCTCACATATCAAAGAATCGGGACCTGGGAAAGTGTACAGGCCCATCCCCCTTGTTGCACTGAGGTAGTGTGGGTGTCTGCTAGAGGTTTTGTAGATACCCAGTCTAAAGCAGTTTCCTCTCGATATCATGTTCCTCCTTATCCTCACAAGTCACTTTGTGACCAGATTGATTGCATCTAACCATCCTGAAAGCGTAAGGCCTGTGCAGTGACAGCTGTGTGGATTTATGTTGTCCGCAGGCATTTTCTCAGGAGGAACTGAGCAGACAGTGGGACAGATACATTGAACACATCCAAAAAAACACCAGTGACCTCCATAAGATTTTCAATTCTCTCTGGAATCTGGACAAAACGAAGGTAAAAGCCTGTCCTCTGCAGTGTCTGGCTCTAGGGCTGCCTTAGTGCCAATGCTTTTGCATTTATTCGCTGCTTTGAGCATTTCCCAGGATTCTCTGGCCTAACGTCTTGTGGTTCTCCTCATCTAGGTGGACCCCCTACTTTTACTGAAAGCAGCTCTCATCTTGCAAACTTGCCAGCGGTCTCCCCATGTCTTGGCAGGCTGCATTCTCTACAAAGGCTTGTAAGTAACCAGGCGTTACCCAAAGGGTTAACCTGCACATTAAATCTGCCCCTTCCCAGGGCTGTGATCCCAGAGTGGATCCAGGGAGCAGAGCAAGGGCACTAGCTGTACACACAGGGCTGCTGTTTGTTACTGACAGGAACATTAATGCTTCAGGCAAGGTAATCCCTGTCTGCTGGTGTATTTCAAAGAGGATAAATGGTTATTTGTGTTTATCAGTAGGAGAAATGGAAGCATGAAGAAATTCAAGGTTTGGATTTCAGTAGTAATCTGCTGTCTGATATTCAGCAGGACGTGAACACTGAACCTCTTGGGCTTTTTAGGTGGAAAtcaccaagaaaaagaaagatgtgtACATATTATGCTTTCCCCTTAGTGTACTCTTTGCAGTCTTGCAAATacagtgcatgtgtgtgtctgcatatatgtatttttgaCTGACTTGTTGGCTAGGACCACTGTCTATACTGGTAGAAAGTGTGCAGAAGAATGAGCCAGAATTTCCGACAAGAAATGCTGGTTTCTTTCAACCGATCATAGCTGAAGATGCTGCAGATGTGGCACTGAACGACACCAAGAAAAGCCTCAAAGGTGGCCTTGAAAGACAGGAGGTGAGGGATTCTGAGAATTTCTTGGCAATAACATTCAAGCACCTTTTTCCTTTGGCATAGACTGTTCCTGTAGCACCTTTTATGAGCACTGGAAATATGCCACAATGTGTGCATCTTTCCAGGTCTGACAGAGGCAGGCCAGCCATTTTTAAGGGAATGATCTCATATGTGCAAGCAGGAGACTGAGCATGAGTCACTGCAGCACCTTAAAGCTGGCAGCGTATTGCAGTGGAAGTGGACGTCTGACGTTGAGTCTTGTCCTGCCTCTGTCCCTCACCGGTGTGTCTGCCTCGTTGTGTCACTGGTCTGTCtggttcagatttttttttcaccaaatgCCATCATAGTTCTCTGAACTCTGAATCGTACTACAGCGCTGCAAAGGGCTTTGTACTTGAGTTAAACTTCTCCTTTGTTAGAATCTTCTGGAGAATCTCTAGAACGTGGGTCTCAACAAGATGTAAACAGAAGGACTGAGAGAATACCTCTGGAAGCACTGTCCAAGGGGCCTGTACTGCAGTACTTTGAGTGCCTTTCCAAATCTTCTCCACTGCCCACAGCTCTTCATGGGGTGGCAGGAAGCCTGTATGGATCACTCTGTGTGAGGTCTTGACTCAGCACAACTAGCTTTGCTGGCCCAAAGTAAATGCCAGCAGGTGGTTTTCCTGAGTTTTGAGTGGAACTGAcccaaaggaaagaagaaaacgAGAGTCCTGATGGTCACCCAGCTTGTGTTCCTCTTGTCTGGCAATGTGTTAGCTCCTGCCCTGTCTGGGGCTGACCTTTCAACCCTTGCAGAGTGTCTGGCTGGTCTGGGAGAGGTGGGCGCAGCAGAACCTTAGAGGCTGTCCGAGGGATGACCTGGCTGTAAATGAGGCCCTGCAGCACCATCAGTTTTGCTCAGTGCAAGTAGATGTCTGGTGTGAGCATTACTGCTGGCTCTGCGTGTCCTGATGCGCTGTGTGATGGGAGTCTGGCTGAGCTTCAGGAAATGACACCCTGCTCATGAATGACTTTGTTTTGTCCGTTTAGGATTGTAAGCACCCAGCTGCCACCTCCTCTCACTGCCAAAGTTCTCCTCCAAGGCAATGAGTCTCCAGGCCAGGTATGTTGCTGAACACATTCCCTGCATGCAGATACTCACTTGTAAGGATGCAGTGTGGGAGCTCTTGTCACATAGATCTTGTGTGCCATTACTGGGAAGGACAAATATTGATGCTGATGCTGTGCTAAAAGCTTATATTAGTTATGATTGAGTAAGTTTTCAAGACTTCTGCATGaggaatttgccttttttttttttttggtctttaaGTTACTGAATTTATGAGTTCTCATCTGTGTGATGTTTTGATTAGCTTTTTACCCAAGTTTAGGTATTTAGTGCTAAATATACACACAATGAAAGTTTAGACAAATAGacaaaaaaggtgaaaaatagatcaatttttgtttgcattaaaGCTTGTCAAAGGTAATTATTTATGTTCAAGATCTACAAAAAAGCCATCAAGATCCAGATAAGAAGGATTCTGCTCTTACTCTGGTTGAGTGAACCAATATTTTGTGCCCTGAGCAGGCAGCAATGGCAAATTGTGGTATTTGTCCTAGCTTTCAGGTGTATTTTGGTTCTTGGGAAGTCCCCTTGACTTTGGGGGCTACTTAAGGAACAAATCACTGGCCAGCATGGTAAACCAGTTTCAGTATTTGCTGAAGGGGATGGTCTGGGATCTGCTGTAGTCACAgggaggctgaggaggctggAAGAGATGTCCTGGTGGCACTGCTGGCAGGTGTTGAGTCATGCCACAGAGCTGattcttggcttttctttcagaGTGAGCCTGGAGGTGAGGAGCAGCGGGAGCCTGGTGAGCATCCAGCTGCAGAGTACTGGTTGCcaactgcacagcagcagcatatGGGCAACCCTCTGGGGCTGCAATCTCTGCAGTGAGAGCATGAGCTGGTTCCCTGGGATTCACATCAAAGCTCTTGCTGGATGCAGGAGTACATCCCTGAGGGTGTTGCTGCCACTAGTCAGCATGTGCCAGTGGGTGTTGTGTAATCAGAGCTAGTTCCTTCCTTTGGCTAAGCAAAGGAGTTTGCTCTTTCAGGTTTAATTGTCAGTTCTGCAGATTCCCAACACGCCTGTTTTAATTCCAGTTATCCATGTGCCTACATGGCCACTGACAGAGCCCTGAAAACAGGTGGCTGGTGCTTTCAGTACAAACCTTCAGTCATAATTTTTGAGCATCAGTTTATAGGTATTCTGCCAGGACAGTTAGAAAAAAACACTAAGGGAAAATTTAACTGTGTCAGACATTAAGTGTATGAAGAGAATGGGAAAATGCTGCCTAGTCAGATGCGGTCAGTTTGTGGTGACTCAGGATATGGGAGGATAGCATGCCTTCTCCTGCCGAAGCCTTTGGGCTGATGGAGCCTAGCTTCTGTTCTTTATGGTGGAGCATGTTAATTTAATCCTCAAACCTCCATTGCTTTTGCAGATTCTCCATTGCCACAGGGTGTCCATATCATCCCGGTATTCCTAACAGAAGATGAAGTCTCAGAGCTCCGAGACTTTCCAGTAGAGTGGATGACTAGGTAGGAAATCAATATGATGCATAGAGAGCCTTTTGCAGCAAGGGAGCTAACATGTGGCGCAGTGTCTTCACTAGCCATTGTTACTGTTTTCTCTGGTACTAACTCAAACTCTGTCATGTGGCTGTTAAAGCTGCCCGAGGTCTTTCAGGCTGGACAGAATCTGTGGGGTCCATATCTCTGTTACGAAGCAGCCTAAAGCAGAACTGTTTCCCAAGACCAACTGCGATGTTCTATTGTTTCTCAGCTCACAGTGCTGCCTTTGTGCTTTGTGAGGGGGTGACATTCCCAGGAGGCTGCAGTGTAAGAGGCCTGTGCTTTTCACCTTTGTTAGCCCATTCTTTTCCAAGGTAGATGCTCTTTGTAGCAGAGAATAGATATGTTACTGAATGCTACCAGGAGGTGGTAGTTGTTATTAGGTATGTAATAACTCCAAACAGATCCTACTCAGTAGTTTAATCAACTTGTCATCTCCCGCTAGGTCATATGTGTCCACAGCAGGCCCTAGAGGAGAGAAGAATACTCTCAGCTCCCAGGCAGTTTCAGAATCAACAGGAGTTCATGAAAACCAAGACCTGAATAATATCTCTGTGCAGGAGGCTCCTGAGCCAGCTTCAAGCACAGCTGCACCAGAAGATGCTGTGCAATCAGGCAGCCTTGCAAACACAGGCCTTTTGAAGGGCTTCCCCACAACGGAAGCCGGTACAAAGAATTCTCCAACTGCAAAACTGAGCAGTCCAGACAGCAAAAGTTCAGAGCTCAGTAGAAAAGCATCCTTTCCATTAGAGAGAGACATGACACAGCTGCTGAGCCCTTCCACAATCCGTACTGCTGAATGTGCTCAAACTACAGGTCCGTATCTGGaaggcttttgctttccaaacCCTTATGCTCAGGAGAGTCAGAGTCTGGCAAAATCCCTTGTGGACTCTGATGTTGAGCAACGCAGTTTCCAAAGT
The genomic region above belongs to Phalacrocorax aristotelis chromosome 15, bGulAri2.1, whole genome shotgun sequence and contains:
- the HPS4 gene encoding BLOC-3 complex member HPS4; protein product: MARPAAPEPGSAPWWNYFFLYDGSKVKEEGDPTSAGICYFYPPQTLPDQQELLCGQIAGVVHCITEISGVPPSLIRLRKLKFAVVVDGDYLWVLGCAVELPDVSCRRFLEQLISLFAFYNGPVHCAYVAFSQEELSRQWDRYIEHIQKNTSDLHKIFNSLWNLDKTKVDPLLLLKAALILQTCQRSPHVLAGCILYKGLIVSTQLPPPLTAKVLLQGNESPGQSEPGGEEQREPDSPLPQGVHIIPVFLTEDEVSELRDFPVEWMTRSYVSTAGPRGEKNTLSSQAVSESTGVHENQDLNNISVQEAPEPASSTAAPEDAVQSGSLANTGLLKGFPTTEAGTKNSPTAKLSSPDSKSSELSRKASFPLERDMTQLLSPSTIRTAECAQTTGPYLEGFCFPNPYAQESQSLAKSLVDSDVEQRSFQSYRATSGSPAICPPAQELSRRKSSEQDEQETMSQNSVSGEGSGAAGGNVQGLGCPAVAVQSELQSRSQLPAVEVQESLPSDPAENMHCPRSGESGWLPQRDGLGAQAGVESGKQSKLVKMSLYVHCIKGLVLSLLAEDHLQEDQSSIEDVYHSSLASLNGLEVHLRETLPKDSSSSAKTTYSFTHYDCVQNILTANLPHTPGPLDRHFLRAATLIHSDFNQLPTASEVIIRNASTAVYACRNPVQETYFQQLGAPLRNSGVPNPHDSAFSLPSKAKQKLLKHGVNLL